A part of Entelurus aequoreus isolate RoL-2023_Sb linkage group LG03, RoL_Eaeq_v1.1, whole genome shotgun sequence genomic DNA contains:
- the LOC133646426 gene encoding matrilin-3-like isoform X3, translating to MRSLMWGLVCLFGLLAQGIQGSQLRSRHRQTLPGSPLLPKVSPQVSPRVNGSFEDLRSTEQVSDEVRSAEVLSKPQQDERAETSNYLTQDRRNLLSAITGSNCRNRPIDLVFVIDSSRSVRPAEFEKAKEFLINMVDTLEIGSDATRVGLVNYASTVKIEFHLKTYFDKYALKQALARVQPLASGTMTGVAIKATMDKAFVAEAGARPSSMNIAKVAIIVTDGRPQDQVEEVSAAARASGIEIYAVGVDRADLMSLRLMASQPLEDHVFYVETYGVIEKLTAKFRETLCGLDGCAQGHNCQQVCVNNGNSYNCQCWAGYVLNPDKRTCSRRDACAQGHECQHMCVNTGDSYVCKCGVGYILNADKKTCSRADACASGHECQHICIDNGDSYICKCHPGFTLNPDKKTCSRLIADACARGNDCQHICVNNGNSYYCRCQVGYVLNVDQKTCSRADACALGHNCQHTCVNSGDSYICKCRTGYILNADQRTCSRVDACALGHNCQHTCVNSGDSYICKCRTGYILNADQRTCSREDACALGHNCQHTCVNSGDSYICKCRSGYILNADQRTCSQEMRSEITQDACKCEAQILFQKNVQSTIQALSRRLDDLSDRVNQIEDQQQY from the exons ATGAGATCATTAATGTGGGGATTAGTCTGTCTCTTTGGCCTCCTGGCCCAGGGAATCCAGGGGTCACAATTAAGGTCACGCCACAGACAGACCCTCCCAGGCAGTCCTCTTCTTCCCAAGGTTTCGCCACAGGTGTCTCCAAGAGTCAATGGCAGCTTTGAAGACCTCAGATCTACTGAACAAGTCTCTGATGAAGTACGAAGCGCTGAAGTTTTGAGTAAGCCGCAGCAGGACGAGCGGGCTGAAACCAGCAACTACTTAACACAGGACAGACGGAATCTACTTTCAGCAA TCACCGGATCAAACTGCAGGAATCGTCCAATCGACCTGGTTTTTGTCATTGACAGCTCCCGCAGTGTGCGGCCCGCTGAGTTTGAAAAGGCCAAGGAGTTCCTTATAAACATGGTGGACACCCTGGAGATCGGCTCAGATGCCACCCGTGTGGGCCTCGTCAATTATGCCAGCACAGTGAAAATCGAGTTTCACCTGAAGACCTATTTTGACAAGTATGCCCTAAAGCAAGCCCTGGCCCGCGTGCAGCCTCTAGCTTCAGGCACCATGACAGGCGTCGCCATTAAGGCCACTATGGACAAAGCGTTTGTCGCAGAGGCCGGAGCACGACCCAGCTCCATGAACATCGCCAAGGTAGCCATCATAGTGACTGATGGGAGACCCCAGGACCAAGTGGAAGAGGTATCTGCAGCAGCTCGGGCATCCGGCATTGAGATCTACGCAGTGGGAGTAGACAGAGCAGACTTGATGTCCCTCCGCCTCATGGCCAGCCAGCCTTTGGAAGATCATGTCTTCTATGTGGAGACATATGGGGTCATTGAGAAGCTCACTGCCAAATTTAGGGAAACTTTATGTG GTTTGGATGGgtgtgctcaaggacacaactgcCAGCAAGTTTGTGTTAACAATGGTAACTCCTACAACTGTCAGTGCTGGGCTGGCTATGTCTTGAACCCCGACAAGAGGACATGCTCAC GTCGAGATGCATGTGCCCAGGGACATGAATGCCAACATATGTGTGTTAACACTGGTGACTCTTACGTATGCAAATGTGGAGTAGGCTATATCCTGAATGCAGATAAAAAAACATGCTCAC GTGCAGATGCATGTGCCAGTGGACATGAGTGCCAACACATTTGTATTGACAACGGAGACTCTTACATCTGCAAATGTCATCCAGGGTTTACATTGAACCCAGATAAGAAAACATGTTCAC ggttAATAGCCGATGCATGTGCCAGGGGAAACGATTGCCAGCATATCTGTGTCAACAATGGAAACTCCTATTACTGCAGATGTCAAGTGGGATACGTACTAAATGTGGATCAGAAAACATGCTCAC GTGCGGATGCATGTGCTCTTGGACACAACTGTCAGCATACTTGCGTCAACAGCGGTGATTCGTACATTTGCAAGTGTCGAACTGGATATATTTTGAATGCAGATCAGAGAACATGCTCAC GTGTGGATGCATGTGCTCTTGGACACAACTGTCAGCATACTTGCGTCAACAGCGGTGATTCGTACATTTGCAAGTGTCGAACGGGATATATTTTGAATGCGGATCAAAGAACATGCTCAC GTGAGGATGCATGCGCTCTTGGACACAACTGCCAGCATACTTGCGTCAACAGCGGTGATTCGTACATTTGCAAGTGTCGAAGTGGATATATTTTGAATGCAGACCAAAGAACATGCTCAC AGGAAATGAGAAGTGAAATAACTCAAGATGCCTGCAAGTGTGAAGCTCAGATTTTGTTCCAGAAAAACGTGCAGTCAACTATTCAAGCCTTGAGCAGAAG ACTTGATGATCTTTCAGACCGAGTCAACCAGATTGAGGACCAGCAACAGTACTAA
- the LOC133646426 gene encoding matrilin-3-like isoform X1 has product MRSLMWGLVCLFGLLAQGIQGSQLRSRHRQTLPGSPLLPKVSPQVSPRVNGSFEDLRSTEQVSDEVRSAEVLSKPQQDERAETSNYLTQDRRNLLSAITGSNCRNRPIDLVFVIDSSRSVRPAEFEKAKEFLINMVDTLEIGSDATRVGLVNYASTVKIEFHLKTYFDKYALKQALARVQPLASGTMTGVAIKATMDKAFVAEAGARPSSMNIAKVAIIVTDGRPQDQVEEVSAAARASGIEIYAVGVDRADLMSLRLMASQPLEDHVFYVETYGVIEKLTAKFRETLCGLDGCAQGHNCQQVCVNNGNSYNCQCWAGYVLNPDKRTCSRRDACAQGHECQHMCVNTGDSYVCKCGVGYILNADKKTCSRADACASGHECQHICIDNGDSYICKCHPGFTLNPDKKTCSRLIADACARGNDCQHICVNNGNSYYCRCQVGYVLNVDQKTCSRADACALGHNCQHTCVNSGDSYICKCRTGYILNADQRTCSRADACALGHNCQHTCVNSGDSYICKCRTGYILNADRRTCSRVDACALGHNCQHTCVNSGDSYICKCRTGYILNADQRTCSREDACALGHNCQHTCVNSGDSYICKCRSGYILNADQRTCSQEMRSEITQDACKCEAQILFQKNVQSTIQALSRRLDDLSDRVNQIEDQQQY; this is encoded by the exons ATGAGATCATTAATGTGGGGATTAGTCTGTCTCTTTGGCCTCCTGGCCCAGGGAATCCAGGGGTCACAATTAAGGTCACGCCACAGACAGACCCTCCCAGGCAGTCCTCTTCTTCCCAAGGTTTCGCCACAGGTGTCTCCAAGAGTCAATGGCAGCTTTGAAGACCTCAGATCTACTGAACAAGTCTCTGATGAAGTACGAAGCGCTGAAGTTTTGAGTAAGCCGCAGCAGGACGAGCGGGCTGAAACCAGCAACTACTTAACACAGGACAGACGGAATCTACTTTCAGCAA TCACCGGATCAAACTGCAGGAATCGTCCAATCGACCTGGTTTTTGTCATTGACAGCTCCCGCAGTGTGCGGCCCGCTGAGTTTGAAAAGGCCAAGGAGTTCCTTATAAACATGGTGGACACCCTGGAGATCGGCTCAGATGCCACCCGTGTGGGCCTCGTCAATTATGCCAGCACAGTGAAAATCGAGTTTCACCTGAAGACCTATTTTGACAAGTATGCCCTAAAGCAAGCCCTGGCCCGCGTGCAGCCTCTAGCTTCAGGCACCATGACAGGCGTCGCCATTAAGGCCACTATGGACAAAGCGTTTGTCGCAGAGGCCGGAGCACGACCCAGCTCCATGAACATCGCCAAGGTAGCCATCATAGTGACTGATGGGAGACCCCAGGACCAAGTGGAAGAGGTATCTGCAGCAGCTCGGGCATCCGGCATTGAGATCTACGCAGTGGGAGTAGACAGAGCAGACTTGATGTCCCTCCGCCTCATGGCCAGCCAGCCTTTGGAAGATCATGTCTTCTATGTGGAGACATATGGGGTCATTGAGAAGCTCACTGCCAAATTTAGGGAAACTTTATGTG GTTTGGATGGgtgtgctcaaggacacaactgcCAGCAAGTTTGTGTTAACAATGGTAACTCCTACAACTGTCAGTGCTGGGCTGGCTATGTCTTGAACCCCGACAAGAGGACATGCTCAC GTCGAGATGCATGTGCCCAGGGACATGAATGCCAACATATGTGTGTTAACACTGGTGACTCTTACGTATGCAAATGTGGAGTAGGCTATATCCTGAATGCAGATAAAAAAACATGCTCAC GTGCAGATGCATGTGCCAGTGGACATGAGTGCCAACACATTTGTATTGACAACGGAGACTCTTACATCTGCAAATGTCATCCAGGGTTTACATTGAACCCAGATAAGAAAACATGTTCAC ggttAATAGCCGATGCATGTGCCAGGGGAAACGATTGCCAGCATATCTGTGTCAACAATGGAAACTCCTATTACTGCAGATGTCAAGTGGGATACGTACTAAATGTGGATCAGAAAACATGCTCAC GTGCGGATGCATGTGCTCTTGGACACAACTGTCAGCATACTTGCGTCAACAGCGGTGATTCGTACATTTGCAAGTGTCGAACTGGATATATTTTGAATGCAGATCAGAGAACATGCTCAC GTGCGGATGCATGTGCTCTTGGACACAACTGTCAGCACACTTGCGTCAACAGTGGTGATTCGTACATTTGCAAGTGTCGAACGGGATATATTTTGAATGCGGATCGGAGAACCTGCTCAC GTGTGGATGCATGTGCTCTTGGACACAACTGTCAGCATACTTGCGTCAACAGCGGTGATTCGTACATTTGCAAGTGTCGAACGGGATATATTTTGAATGCGGATCAAAGAACATGCTCAC GTGAGGATGCATGCGCTCTTGGACACAACTGCCAGCATACTTGCGTCAACAGCGGTGATTCGTACATTTGCAAGTGTCGAAGTGGATATATTTTGAATGCAGACCAAAGAACATGCTCAC AGGAAATGAGAAGTGAAATAACTCAAGATGCCTGCAAGTGTGAAGCTCAGATTTTGTTCCAGAAAAACGTGCAGTCAACTATTCAAGCCTTGAGCAGAAG ACTTGATGATCTTTCAGACCGAGTCAACCAGATTGAGGACCAGCAACAGTACTAA
- the LOC133646426 gene encoding matrilin-3-like isoform X2: MRSLMWGLVCLFGLLAQGIQGSQLRSRHRQTLPGSPLLPKVSPQVSPRVNGSFEDLRSTEQVSDEVRSAEVLSKPQQDERAETSNYLTQDRRNLLSAITGSNCRNRPIDLVFVIDSSRSVRPAEFEKAKEFLINMVDTLEIGSDATRVGLVNYASTVKIEFHLKTYFDKYALKQALARVQPLASGTMTGVAIKATMDKAFVAEAGARPSSMNIAKVAIIVTDGRPQDQVEEVSAAARASGIEIYAVGVDRADLMSLRLMASQPLEDHVFYVETYGVIEKLTAKFRETLCGLDGCAQGHNCQQVCVNNGNSYNCQCWAGYVLNPDKRTCSRRDACAQGHECQHMCVNTGDSYVCKCGVGYILNADKKTCSRADACASGHECQHICIDNGDSYICKCHPGFTLNPDKKTCSRLIADACARGNDCQHICVNNGNSYYCRCQVGYVLNVDQKTCSRADACALGHNCQHTCVNSGDSYICKCRTGYILNADQRTCSRADACALGHNCQHTCVNSGDSYICKCRTGYILNADRRTCSREDACALGHNCQHTCVNSGDSYICKCRSGYILNADQRTCSQEMRSEITQDACKCEAQILFQKNVQSTIQALSRRLDDLSDRVNQIEDQQQY, from the exons ATGAGATCATTAATGTGGGGATTAGTCTGTCTCTTTGGCCTCCTGGCCCAGGGAATCCAGGGGTCACAATTAAGGTCACGCCACAGACAGACCCTCCCAGGCAGTCCTCTTCTTCCCAAGGTTTCGCCACAGGTGTCTCCAAGAGTCAATGGCAGCTTTGAAGACCTCAGATCTACTGAACAAGTCTCTGATGAAGTACGAAGCGCTGAAGTTTTGAGTAAGCCGCAGCAGGACGAGCGGGCTGAAACCAGCAACTACTTAACACAGGACAGACGGAATCTACTTTCAGCAA TCACCGGATCAAACTGCAGGAATCGTCCAATCGACCTGGTTTTTGTCATTGACAGCTCCCGCAGTGTGCGGCCCGCTGAGTTTGAAAAGGCCAAGGAGTTCCTTATAAACATGGTGGACACCCTGGAGATCGGCTCAGATGCCACCCGTGTGGGCCTCGTCAATTATGCCAGCACAGTGAAAATCGAGTTTCACCTGAAGACCTATTTTGACAAGTATGCCCTAAAGCAAGCCCTGGCCCGCGTGCAGCCTCTAGCTTCAGGCACCATGACAGGCGTCGCCATTAAGGCCACTATGGACAAAGCGTTTGTCGCAGAGGCCGGAGCACGACCCAGCTCCATGAACATCGCCAAGGTAGCCATCATAGTGACTGATGGGAGACCCCAGGACCAAGTGGAAGAGGTATCTGCAGCAGCTCGGGCATCCGGCATTGAGATCTACGCAGTGGGAGTAGACAGAGCAGACTTGATGTCCCTCCGCCTCATGGCCAGCCAGCCTTTGGAAGATCATGTCTTCTATGTGGAGACATATGGGGTCATTGAGAAGCTCACTGCCAAATTTAGGGAAACTTTATGTG GTTTGGATGGgtgtgctcaaggacacaactgcCAGCAAGTTTGTGTTAACAATGGTAACTCCTACAACTGTCAGTGCTGGGCTGGCTATGTCTTGAACCCCGACAAGAGGACATGCTCAC GTCGAGATGCATGTGCCCAGGGACATGAATGCCAACATATGTGTGTTAACACTGGTGACTCTTACGTATGCAAATGTGGAGTAGGCTATATCCTGAATGCAGATAAAAAAACATGCTCAC GTGCAGATGCATGTGCCAGTGGACATGAGTGCCAACACATTTGTATTGACAACGGAGACTCTTACATCTGCAAATGTCATCCAGGGTTTACATTGAACCCAGATAAGAAAACATGTTCAC ggttAATAGCCGATGCATGTGCCAGGGGAAACGATTGCCAGCATATCTGTGTCAACAATGGAAACTCCTATTACTGCAGATGTCAAGTGGGATACGTACTAAATGTGGATCAGAAAACATGCTCAC GTGCGGATGCATGTGCTCTTGGACACAACTGTCAGCATACTTGCGTCAACAGCGGTGATTCGTACATTTGCAAGTGTCGAACTGGATATATTTTGAATGCAGATCAGAGAACATGCTCAC GTGCGGATGCATGTGCTCTTGGACACAACTGTCAGCACACTTGCGTCAACAGTGGTGATTCGTACATTTGCAAGTGTCGAACGGGATATATTTTGAATGCGGATCGGAGAACCTGCTCAC GTGAGGATGCATGCGCTCTTGGACACAACTGCCAGCATACTTGCGTCAACAGCGGTGATTCGTACATTTGCAAGTGTCGAAGTGGATATATTTTGAATGCAGACCAAAGAACATGCTCAC AGGAAATGAGAAGTGAAATAACTCAAGATGCCTGCAAGTGTGAAGCTCAGATTTTGTTCCAGAAAAACGTGCAGTCAACTATTCAAGCCTTGAGCAGAAG ACTTGATGATCTTTCAGACCGAGTCAACCAGATTGAGGACCAGCAACAGTACTAA
- the wdr35 gene encoding WD repeat-containing protein 35 — protein MFIYLSKKMASPNSTPLKCISWNKDQGLIAYGGDDGLLKVLKLEIQTDEAKLKGAVPSNLSINQTLGGHSGAVQVVTWNEQYEKLTSSDQNGLIIVWMLHKGTWYEEMINNRNKSVVRSMSWNADGQKICIVYEDGAVIVGSVDGNRIWGKELKGNQLAHVAWSPDSKILLFGMANGEVQIFDNHGNFIMKLTISCLTNLSGAVRIAGIHWYAGTGGYIEPDCPCLAICFQNGRCQIMRYETDENPVCIDTSMNVVSIQWNHCGSVIAVAGSLRPSNSDVEINVVQFYTPFGEHLRTLKVPGKQMTGLAWEGGGLRISLAVDSYIYFAKIIPDYKWGYCCSTVVYAFTKPERQDYCVIFWDTKNNEKFVKYVKSLMSITTSGDFCTLASKADDTQPQGNAELESGSHAKYVLILCNSIGTPLDSKYIDISPLFVTMTRTHVITASKEAFYLWQYRVANKLTALEINQVTKTKKEGRERVYHIDCSPTGVNENGTDFTNAFTATRDPICCITATDKTLVVGRESGILHRYSLPNVVLIQRYTMNRAHHLSLNCNSSRLAIIDISGVLTLLDIEVHSSSGDTAGSQAFIGDSSKLERKDVWDMKWAKDNPDLFCMMEKTRMYVFRNLDPEEPIQTSGYICNFEDLEIKSVLLDEIMKDPERPNKDNLINFEIRSLRDSRALIEKVGIPDASQFIEDNPHPRLWRLLAEAALQKLDLRTAEQAFVRCKDNQGIEFVKRLGNLQSEPMKQAEVAAYFSRFEEAERMYLDMDRRDLAISLRMKLGDWFRVLQLLKTGSGDCDDALLEQAYNAIGDYFADRQKWVNAVQYYHQGRHQEKLAECYYMLEDYDNLEKLTNSLPENHTLLPEIGQMFTTVGMCEQAVNAYLKCNQPKAAVDTCVHLNQWNKAVELARTHNMKEIKPLLSKYASHLLEKNNILEAVELYQKAHHFLDAAKLIFKIADEEARKRTRPQRVKKLYVLAARLVENHHEQKKTSQQSKTKGKKSEATFALAGLLEEDATSSDNRVLDNAWRGAEAYHFFLLAQKQLYEGYAENAMHTALHLREYDDIIPAVEIYSLLAICSAASRAFGTCSQAFIKLESLESLDQEQRLLYEDLALEIFTKHTPKNSRKLERDAASEGVAEKLPTCIVTGLPIQDYHFWMCSECKHCAQSQEISKYNYCPLCHSRVG, from the exons ATGTTTATCTACCTCAGCAAAAAG ATGGCCAGCCCCAACAGTACTCCCTTAAAATGTATCTCCTGGAACAAAGACCAAGGCCTTATTGCCTATGGAGGGGATGATGGTCTCTTAAAAGTGCTAAAACTTGAAATTCAGACAG ATGAAGCCAAACTCAAAGGTGCTGTGCCCAGTAATTTGTCAATTAACCAGACACTGGGGGGACACAGTG GTGCAGTACAAGTGGTTACATGGAACGAACAATATGAAAAACTGACAAGCAGCGACCAGAACGGACTCATCATTGTATGGATGCTCCACAAAG GTACGTGGTACGAGGAGATGATAAACAACAGGAACAAGTCTGTTGTGAGGAGCATGAGTTGGAATGCTGACGGCCAAAAGATATGCATTGTGTATGAAGATGGTGCAGTCATTGTTGGATCTGTCGATG gTAACCGGATTTGGGGAAAGGAGCTGAAGGGAAATCAGCTGGCTCATGTGGCATGGTCTCCAGACAGCAAAATCCTGCTTTTTGGCATGGCCAATGGAGAAGTGCAAATCTTTGATAATCATGGCAATTTCATA ATGAAACTGACCATCAGCTGCCTAACTAATTTGTCTGGAGCTGTCAGGATTGCTGGTATTCACTGGTATGCAGGAACAGGCGGTTACATAGAACCTGACTGCCCGTGTCTTgctatttgttttcaaaatggaaGATGTCAAATTATGCGTTACGAGACCGATGAAA ACCCAGTATGCATTGACACCTCAATGAATGTCGTCAGTATTCAGTGGAACCATTGTGGTAGTGTGATAGCGGTGGCTGGTTCCCTCAGACCATCAAATTCAGATGTAGAAATCAATGTGGTGCAGTTCTACACGCCATTTGGAGAG CACTTGAGAACCTTGAAAGTTCCTGGGAAGCAGATGACAGGACTTGCCTGGGAAGGTGGAGGTTTGCGTATCAGCTTGGCTGTCGACTCCTACATTTATTTTGCCAAAATCATACCAGATTACAAG TGGGGATACTGTTGCAGCACAGTGGTGTACGCTTTCACTAAGCCAGAGCGCCAAGATTATTGTGTGATCTTCTGGGATACTAAAAACAACGAAAAGTTTGTCAAGTATGTGAAGAGCCTCATGTCAATTACGACTTCAGGGGACTTCTGTACTTTGGCTAGTAAGGCTGATGACACCCAGCCTCAG GGAAATGCTGAGTTAGAGTCTGGGAGTCATGCAAAG TATGTCCTCATTCTGTGCAACTCAATTGGTACTCCACTGGACTCAAAGTACATCGACATAA GTCCTCTGTTTGTCACCATGACCAGAACACATGTGATCACTGCATCTAAAGAAGCGTTCTACTTGTGGCAGTACAGAGTGGCAAATAAATTAACTGCATTGGAGATTAACCAAGTAACCAAAACAAAGAAGGAGGGAAGAGAAAG GGTGTATCACATTGACTGCAGTCCAACTGGAGTCAATGAGAATGGAACAGACTTCACAAATGCCTTCACA GCAACAAGAGATCCTATCTGTTGTATTACAGCCACAGATAAAACATTAGTTGTG gGCCGGGAATCGGGTATCCTCCACAGATACAGCCTGCCAAATGTTGTTCTCATACAGAGATACACAATGAACAGAGCCCACCATCTCTCTTTAAACTGTAACTCCAG TCGTCTGGCCATTATTGACATCTCAGGTGTGCTGACTTTGTTGGACATAGAAGTTCATTCATCCTCAGGTGACACCGCGGGCAGTCAGGCTTTTATAGGGGATTCATCAAAGCTTGAACGTAAGGATGTTTGGGACATGAAGTGGGCAAAGGACAACCCTGATCTGTTCTGCATGATGGAGAAAACAAGGATGTATGTCTTCAGGAATCTAGACCCCGAA GAACCCATACAAACATCAGGATATATATGCAACTTTGAAGACCTTGAAATCAAATCTGTCCTGCTTGATGAAATCATGAAG GACCCAGAGAGGCCTAATAAAGACAACCTGATCAACTTTGAAATCCGTTCCTTGAGAGACAGCCGTGCTCTCATTGAAAAAGTGGGAATCCCAGACGCTTCACAGTTCATTGAGGACAATCCCCATCCGAGACTTTG GCGACTGCTCGCTGAGGCAGCCCTCCAAAAACTGGATTTAAGGACCGCTGAGCAGGCATTTGTCCGCTGCAAAGACAACCAGGGCATAGAGTTTGTCAAGCGTCTGGGAAACTTGCAGAGCGAGCCCATGAAGCAGGCAGAGGTGGCAGCCTACTTTAGCAGGTTTGAAGAAGCCGAGCGGATGTACTTGGACATGGACCGCAG GGACCTCGCCATTAGCCTTCGAATGAAGCTTGGAGACTGGTTCCGGGTGCTCCAGCTACTTAAAACTGGCTCTGGGGACTGTGATGATGCTTTACTGGAGCAGGCTTACAATGCAATAGGAGACTACTTTGCTGACAGACAGAAGTG GGTCAATGCGGTGCAATACTACCATCAGGGCCGCCACCAAGAGAAGCTGGCAGAATGTTATTACATGTTGGAGGACTATGACAATCTTGAGAAGCTGACCAACTCACTCCCAGAAAACCACACACTTTTGCCA GAGATTGGCCAGATGTTTACTACTGTGGGCATGTGCGAACAGGCTGTGAATGCCTACCTTAAATGCAACCAACCCAAAGCGGCTGTTGACACGTGTGTCCATTTGAACCAG TGGAACAAAGCCGTGGAACTTGCCAGGACGCACAACATGAAGGAGATAAAACCTCTTCTTTCCAAGTATGCATCACATCTCCTTGAGAAGAACAACATTTTGGAGGCGGTGGAATTGTATCAGAAGGCTCACCATTTTCTTGATGCTGCCAAACTCATATTTAAG ATAGCAGATGAGGAGGCCAGAAAAAGGACTCGGCCGCAGAGGGTGAAGAAGCTTTACGTGCTGGCTGCTCGACTTGTAGAAAATCACCATGAGCAGAAGAAGACGTCACAGCAGAGTAAAACAAAAGGGAAGAAATCCGAG GCAACATTTGCACTTGCTGGACTGCTGGAGGAAGACGCAACGTCCTCTGACAATCGTGTTCTGGACAACGCGTGGCGAGGAGCGGAGGCGTATCACTTCTTCCTGCTCGCTCAAAAGCAGCTTTATGAAGGTTACGCAGAGAACGCCATGCACACAG CCCTTCACCTCCGCGAGTATGATGACATCATCCCCGCAGTGGAGATCTACTCTCTTCTAGCCATCTGCTCAGCAGCCAGCAGGGCGTTCGGCACGTGCTCGCAGGCCTTCATCAAGCTGGAGTCTCTGGAGAGTCTGGACCAGGAGCAGCGGCTGCTCTATGAAGATCTGGCCTTGGAGATCTTTACCAAACACACACCAAAAAACAGCCGCAAACTGGAGCGAGACGCTGCATCTGAGGG AGTGGCAGAAAAGTTACCCACCTGCATCGTGACAGGTCTGCCCATCCAGGACTACCACTTTTGGATGTGCAGCGAGTGCAAGCACTGTGCTCAAAGCCAGGAGATCAGCAAATATAACTACTGCCCACTTTGTCACAGCCGTGTAGGCTGA